A stretch of DNA from Spirosoma endbachense:
TAATCCATCGATTACCGTCTATCTGCCGCCCAAGGAAAAAGCCACCGGCGCTGCCGTTGTGATTTGTCCCGGAGGTGGTCATCGGGAGCTTGTTTTCAATGCAGAAGGCAATCAGCCAGCGCTCTTTCTGAACAGTATTGGCGTAGCTGCCTTTGTGTTAAAATATCGGCTTGCCCGCGAAGAAAATTCACCCTACTCGCTGGATAAGCACCCACGGAAAGATGCTTACCGGGCTATGCGGCTCGTTCGCAGTAAAGCAAAAGAATATGGTATCGACCCGGATCGGCTTGGAATGCTGGGGTTTTCGGCGGGTGGCGAAGTTGTCGGGATGGTCGCTTATGCACCCGGTAAAGGTCAGCCCGACGCATCCGACCCCATTGACCGGCTGGATGGTAAACCAAATTTTCAAATGCTGATTTATCCGGGTCCGCTGGGTGTTCCCGAAACAGTTCCAGCCGATGCACCACCCGCCTTTATGCTGGCCGCAAATGATGATGTGTGCTGTTCCGGCCCGATTGTCAGCCTGCTTCAAAAATACCGGGCCGCCAATGTTCCGGTTGAGGTCCATATCTATACGCAGGGCAAGCACGGATTCAACATGGGTGATCGGTCCAAACTGAATTCGATAAAAACATGGCCGCAACGCATGGCCGACTGGATGGCCGACACGAACTTGTTGACCCCCAAAATTGACCAAACCAATAAGGCATCCAGGTGAGCAAAACGGCGATTTACCTCAGCATTGACACGTATTTAACGCTGTAAATCGCCGTTTTCGACAATGCCCGGCTCGTCGAGCAGTTGGATGGCTGATGCAGGCCCCAGATCGGCAGGAGCCTGCCAGGAACTCAACGCCCAAACGATTTTTTTATCGGGCGTTACTTCAAAAACCTGAACAGAACCCGGCCAGTCTTTGGCGTCTTTAATGCCATTGGCGCACCAACTGCAAATTACGGTGTTGCCATTGGCCAGTCGATTTACTTCCTGCACATTGAATAAAGAAAAACCGGGCAGATCTTTCTGGGTGAACTCCCAAACCGTTTCGCCTTTGGGGTTCACTTCCCGGGCATAGCGGCTCGCATCTCCACTGATCATTGTGTTCCCATTTTTAAGCCGAACAGCGGCCCAGGGTGAAGGCACATCCACCGACCAGAGCACCTTACCCGCCGAATCATATTCCACGACTTTGCCTTCCATATGCGCCACCAGAAATGTGCCTGCTCTGGTCATACGGACATGGCGGAACTGTCCATGCGGACTGTCGGGCCTGCTGGTCGGAATGATCAGTTCTTTTTCGGTTTTACCCGTCACTTTATTGATGATCAAAAGCTTTGCCGGATTGCCATTCTGCATCAACATAACGCGATCTTTACCAATGGGTTGCGTTGTATGAATTTCACATTTTGGCGGTGCTTCGTAGTTCCAGACGATCTTCTTATCGGGCGTAATTTCACTGGCCCCTACTTTTCGGGAGAATAGGATGTTGCCATTCGAAAGCATATGCGCATCGCCCAGCTCCTGTAGTTCGCCATTAGGCGCCTTGATCGGGATGCCATACGACCATGCAACTTTACCATCCCGCACAACCCAGAGCGTTTGCATCGGATTGCGATAGTCCCATTCTCCGGCATACAGAAACGGATGCTGACTTAGTCCTTTGCCAGGCAGTTGGGCCACCTGTGCGCCGACGGCAAGGCTCATTAAGCAGAGAACCAAACATGTAAAGCAGGTTTTCATGGTCGTTGGAATAGGTTCGGGATAACAAATTTTCTATGATTGACAAAGTACATCAAGGGCGTGCAACTACTCCGTTTTCGTTACCTAAAAAAATTCGGAGGGCATTCATAATACAACGTTACAACTGCCGGAGCCAACTCTATATAACTGGCAGCCACTAACTCACGCTGAAAGCAAGATCGTTGATCAGTAAATAACGCAGATTGTATACTTCAGTAACTGACTACTGTTTTCAGGAAGTGCATACGTCCATTAGCGAGAATTTCCATTCAGTTCGTCAGTAAGCCCTTCAATTACTCAACCAGGAAGCAGGCATACGGCGTAGAAAAAGGAACTGGATTTGGGGTATATACTTGTTGGAAATGCTTGTTAAGATGTGACTACATCTAGTCTGCTTATCAATATAATTATTACTTTTAGTATTTTAATAAGGATAATTCCTTGACAGGTTATCAAACTTTCGTTGAAGCCTATATCGTATGCAAACTGGACAATCACCCGAAAACAGGAACCAGATTGACGCCTGCCGGAAGTATCTGCTTCCTGTCACATCGAACCGGTTTCTGACCCTGCTCCTCATTTCACTTTTTCAGGTTGTCAATGGATTACAGGCTTCTGCCCAGTCACTTCCCAAAACGGAATCATTATTTGATGGAAAAACCCTGGCTGGCTGGAATACCGTTGACCCCGCTCATTCCAACCTGTGGTTTGTAAAAGATAGTGTGATTAGAAGTGGGGACGGTGTAAAAAAGATACCGGAGAATACCTACCTATATACCCTGAAAGAATATGGTGATTTTGAATTTCGCTGCCTGTTCCGGCTGTCAGGCAACCCGTCAACGGGCATGATCAATAGTGGAATTCAATACCGATCCGTTCTTGAGGGCAGTAAAATAGTTGGGTATCAGGCTGATATTGGCAATGGATATTGGGGCGATATTTATGATGAACACCGGCGTGGAAAACTGGTTGGTGGCGATTTGAGAACCCTCAGGCGTGTTCTTAAAGAAGATGGCTGGAATAGTTACATCATCCGCTGTAAAGGCAACCGCCATGAGCTGTACATCAATGGCATTAAAACCTGCGACTATATAGAGCTGGACAGCAAAATCCCATCTAAAGGCGTTATTGCCGTTCAGATTCACAGCGGGGGCGTTGCTCAGGTTGAATTCAGAGACCTGACCATATCCGAGCTTTAACGTTCAGCCCTGGAATGCCCAAATTCTGCTCAGAAAACCCCTTATCCTTACATGCAAGTTATACGACCTATTCCGATGAACAAGTTCCGGTTGCTCATACCCTTCCTAATTAGTAGCCTTATACTACCTGTAATGGATAGTATAGCCCAATCTTCCCAAACCAAAGTCGTTCAGGACACGGCGAAAGTTGATCGCGATTATACCCTTGAAGCGACCATGCTGGGCTTTTTTGCCAAAGATGGCTCCCGAAATCCCACCTTAAAAGCCAACAAAGGCGATCGGGTCCGCATTACGATCATCAACGGCGAGCTGATGACGCATGATATTGCGCTGGAAAAACTCGGCCTCAAAAGTAAGACCCTTCAGGAAAAAGGAACGCGTACCAGCATTACGTTCAAGGCCGATAAAAGCGATACGTATTACTGTACTGTTCCCGGACATCGGGCAGCAGGTATGGTTGGAAACTTTGAGGTGGTCGAAGGGTCTATCACGGCGGCTACGGTTGCCGGTCAGGTGCCAATGAAGAATGGACAACCCCTGAATCTGAATTTCGAAACGGGGACATTAAAGGATTGGACGGCCACCGGAGATGCCTTTACCAGTCCGCTTTTCGCTCAGGACGACCCATCCCCAGTTCATGAAAAAGATATGCACATCGGTTTTGATGGAAACTATTTCCTGAGTAGTGGAGGAACCACCAACTATAAACAAACTGGAACCTTAACGTCTGTTCCTTTCACCGTAACCCAGCCGTTTGCCGCTTTTAAAGTTTCGGGCGGTGCCTTGCAGGATACGCGGGTCGAACTGGTACTGGCAGGCACAGATAAGGTCATTTTTCATAGTACCGGGCAAGGTCGTGCCACTCTCCAGCCGGTCATCGCTGATCTGCAACCGTATTTAAATCAGGATATCTTTATCCGCATCGTCGATAACGAGACGGGTATTTCGCAGATTCCGTACATTCCAAATGATAAATGGGCGCACATCAATTTTGATAATTTTCTGTTTTACGCCACTCGCCCAAACTTTCCGAACGAGCTGAAACAAAAAGATATCATCATCCTGCCACCGCTGGACCCTGTCCTGAATGCAGGGCTTTCTGGAATCAAGGCGGCACAGGCCATGACACCGCCTAAAGGCTTTAAAATCACACTGGCAGCCGCCGAACCCGATATTGTCAAACCGATTTGTTTCACGCTCGATGCACGGGGCAGGCTGTGGGTCGTTGAATCACATACCTATCCGGTTCCGGCACCGGAAGGTCAGGGACGGGACCGCATTCTGATTTTTGAGGATACGAATGGCGACGGTACGCTCGACAGCCGAAAAGTCTTTGCGGAGGGGCTAAATCTGGTCAGTGGTATTGAGGTCGGCATGGGTGGTGTGTGGCTCGGTGCAGCCCCTTATCTGTTGTTTATTCCGGCCGATTTCAAAAATGACAGGCCGGCTGGGCCTCCCCAAAAACTACTCGATGGCTGGGGCACGCAGGATACCCATGAAGTACTGAATAGCCTGCGATGGGGCCCTGATGGCTGGCTTTACGGCACCCACGGTGTATTTACTCATTCAAACGTGGGTAAGCCGGGGGCTCCAGACTCCGAACGGTTGAAGCTGAACGCCGGGGTCTGGCGGTATCATCCAACAAACCAACAGTTCGAACTATTTGCGGAAGGCACCAGCAACCCCTGGGGGCTGGATTTCAACGACTATGGCCATGCGTTCGTTACGGCCTGTGTGATTCCGCATATGTATCACATGATTCAGGGAGGACGTTATTTCCGGCAGGCAGGAAAGCATTTCAACCCGTATACCTACGACGATATCAAAACCCATGCCGACCACGTACACTGGGTTGGCGAGCGCGGTCCTCATGCAGGTAATTTCCGGTCGGCTTCTGCAGGAGGTGGCCATGCCCATTCCGGGGCAATGATCTACCTCGGCAATAGCTGGCCTCAGGAATACCGGAATGATATTTTCATGAATAACATCAACGGTTCCCGGTTCAACCAGGATCATCCGACCCGGTCTGGATCGGGTTATATGGTCACCCACAAATCGGATTTCATGGCCATGAATGACTCCTGGTCGCAATGGCTGAATTTCAAGTACGACCCAAGCGGTTCGGTTTATGCCATCGACTGGTACGATAAGAACCAATGCCACAGCCCCAATCCTGACGTGCATGACAAAACCATGGGCCGAATCTTCAAGATTACCCATGAAAACGACAAATGGGTACAGGTCGATTTAGCTAAGGCATCGGATATGGAACTGGTTAATTATCAGTTGAACCCCAACGAATGGTATGTACGGCAAGCCCGAACGATTTTACAGGAACGTGGACCCAATAAAAAGGTACAGAAAGCTCTGAAAGAAATTCTGGCAAAAAATCCCGATGCTACCCGAAAACTACGGGCACTCTGGGCGCTGCATGTCACGAAGGGGCTCACCGACAAGGAGTTGACCGATTTGCTGACGAATGAAAATGAATACGTCAGAAGCTGGGCCATTCAACTACTCGCCGAAGACAAAAGCGTTTCTCCGGAAACGTTGAAACAGTTTGTTACAATGGCCCAGAACGATAATTCGGCGCTTGTTCGGCTTTATCTGGCATCGGCCATGCTGAGGCTGGAACCGGCGCAACGCTGGGATGTACTGGATGCGCTCGTTCAAAAAGAAGAAGACAAGGATGATCATAACCTGCCTTTGATGCTGTGGTATGCCGCCGAACCGCTGGCCGCTATCGATATGAAGCGGGCGCTGGAACTGGCGCAAAAATCCAAAATGCCGAAGCATCTCCCCTACACCATTCAGCGCGTTGCGGCAATCGGTACGGAGGATTCTAAAAAAGTCCTGAAAGAATTGAATAACCGGGTCGGCAAACTGGATCATTCACACGAAAGCCATGAAATTCAGGCGTTGATTGCCAAAGTACTGGAAGAGTGAAAACCTGGATACCATAGAATGAACATGGAGGAGGTAAAATGAATCGTAGTGGTAAGCACCGAAAGTAGTCCGACTGTATGATTTATTATTCATTCTCCATAGTTCATAAATCCCTTACTAGCCATGATGACAAGAATAGACCTGAATAGCCGACATTTGCTGAGCGGCCTACTCCTTTTCGGCTGTATTATAAACGCGTATGGTCAGGATAAATCCCTGTTTAAAGTACGCCAGCAGCAGGCCGCGAATACAACCGCAAACGCCCCTGATTCAAAGTCCATCGTGCTGTCTGATGACTTTAAAAAGACAGAAATAACGAGAGATTTTATTTCCGAAGGAGTAGCCGTCGCTGATCTGAACAAGGATGGGCTAATGGACATTGTTGCCGGTTATTACTGGTTTGAAGCGCCCAGTTGGAAACGCCACGAGATGGCTCCTTCCCGCGTCTATGACCCTCGAAAGGAGTATAGTGATTCGTTCCTGAATATGGGAATGGATGTAAATCAGGATGGCTGGGACGACGTCGTCATTGTTGACTTTCCCGGAAAACCGGGTTTCTGGTTTGAGAATCCCAAAAATCAACCGGGCCAATGGAAAAAACACGCTCTCGACGATTCCGTTGGCATCGCCAATGAGTCGCCGGGTTTTATTGACATAGATGGCGATGGCCGACTCGATATTCTTTGCGGGGATAAGGCGAAGAAACAGATTGTATGGCTAAAAGCGCCCGACAAACCAGGTGAAACCGCCTGGAAACGCTTCGCCCTGAGCCGGGAGAACGTACCCGGAACCGAGATCTTTTCGCACGGAATCGGGTATGGCGACGTGAATAAGGATGGGTTTAACGATGTTGTGGTTCGTGAGGGCTGGTTTGAAGGAACGGCCGATAAAAAATCCGGCAACTGGGTATTCCATCCGGCAAATCTGGGCGAACCCTGTTCCCACATGCAGGTACTGGATGTGAATGGCGACGGAAAAAACGATGTAGTAAGCGCATCGGCCCATGCATTGGGTGTCTGGTGGCATGAGCAGGTAGTCGATGAGCAGGGTAAGCTTACTTTTAAAACCCACTTAATGAGTAACACCACAGCCCAGACTCATTCGTCGATCATGGCTGATCTGAACGGAGATGGTCGTAAGGATTATATAACCGGAAAGCGATTTCTGGCTCACCACGGTCGTGACCCCGGCGACAGTGATCCGGCTATTCTCATGTGGTTTGAGTTTACGCCGGGTAAAGAGCCTTATTATAAAGAGCATGTTATCGACAACGACTCGGGTGCGGGGCTCAATATTGTGGCGCAGGACATGAACGGCGACAAGAAAACCGACCTTGTTGTGGCCAATAAAAACGGGGTTTTTCTATTTGAGAATAAGATGAAGAAATAGAAATTAACCTAACGATATTATATCTGAGGGTGTCGTATGCTACTGATTGAGTTGGACAGATATTAAAATCACCGAAATACCGCTTCATATTGTACATTTCCGTACCGGACTTTCTTGTACGGATACCAGCGCACCGGCGCCCGGCGAAGCTTGGGTTTACGCTTACGCTGATGCATCTGACTTGGAGTCAAATAATTTAATGATGCATGGGGGCGAACCGTGTTATAAGCATTGATGGCTTGGGAGACGCCTTCTTCAGCTGTTGAAAAAGAAGAGAAGCCACGCGCTAATTTGCAGTCATCTTTTAGGGAGCGAAGTACCCGCTCGGCCATCGCATTCTCGTTCGGATCACCTGATTCAGTCATACTAATAGTGGCATTCGCTTGCCTTAGGCGCTGTACATAAGTCCATGAACAATACTGCACACCCCGGTCAGAGTGGTGGATGAGTGGCTGACTAATGTCTTTACGGGCCGACAAGGCTATTTTTAAAGCATTAAGTGCTCCCTGCGCATGCATTGTCTTCTGCAAAGACCACCCCACAATTTTGCGTGAGAAGGCATCCATAATGACATACAAATAAGCATAATTGACGCCCACTGGAATGTACGTCGGATCGCTCACCGCACCGGCGGCCCGGCCAAAGTTCATTTACCCGAGTCGGCTTCAAGTCTTTAGCCATGTTGGGATACTTATAATGAGGATGATTAGACTCTGTAGTAGCCACTTTGTTGACTTTCTTTTTGGCCAACATCCCATGCTCCTTTAAGAGCAAATGCAATCGATCTCTACCTAATTTGATGCGATGGCGCATCAGGAATGTCTTCAGCTCGTTATGAAGCTTGTGAGTACCCATACCAGGTACTTCACGACGTATACGTCTGACCTCCTGCAAAATAGCATCAATTTGGAAACTCGTTCTTTCTTGCCGCCGGGTAGCCGCATACCAGGCTTGACGCACTCTGCCAAACAGTCTACAGATTAACTCCATACCCACCAAGGGGTAGCGACGAGTTAATTTTTCGGCCGCCTGGCGCCAGGCTTTTTTATGATAGGGATGTGAAATTGCTCCTCTGCAATCTGAATCACAGTTTGGTAGGCCTCGGCTTGTAAGCGTAAAAATTGATTCTCGGTTTCGGCTAGTTTCTTCTCTAACATTTTGACATAATCAGCATCCCGTTTCATGGCTTTACGACGGTTTTTAGGAAATAACAGAGGAAGTAAGCGGTACCTAAAATAGCTGCGGTTTAGACGGCGCAATTCCGTCCCAGAGATGCCAAGACGTTCTTCAATTTCAGAAGCTTGGACGCGTTCAGTACGATAAGTTTCGACAACTTTCCATTTAAAGAGTCGAGTTTTCTTTTTCCTATATGCTACTAAATCATTGAGATACGTATTCATACTGGATTTTGACTATTATTTCCAGTAGCATACGCTTCTTTATGAAGGCTTTATTTTAATTCTTCTTGCCCCTTATTTACTACCTGAATCAAAGGACTTAAAACGCTACAAGACAGAAAACTTAAAGGCGTTCCATCATCAAACACAAAGGTTTGCTGTAGTTGCATGACAGAATTGTCGTTTCTACAACCAGCCATGTAGTTATATTGGATTGGCAGCAGAAGTACCTCTGATTGGTTAGGTTTCGTTACTTTCCAATATTTCTCGGTTGCTTTAATAGACGATTTGAACAAATTGATGACAAGAGAATCGGCCCCCTTAGTCGCTGATATGTTCTGAATATTACCATCGTATGCAATTTGAAATTTAATGTAAAAGCTACCCTGACTACAGAGCTGGTGGCGACTTGGATACTCTTTTGCCATGTAGTTGCCTAGAAATGTTGTAAAGGATTTATGATTAATAATAAATCGATGGGAGTGCTCGCTGAACTGTGTCAGCAGGTTTTATTCGATGCGATGCGATTTGATTCGTTCTTCAAAGATAATGCTGAACTGATTAATGATCTCTTTCCAATTATAGGTCGTCGTTTCCCATTTAATNNNNNNNNNNCTAGCTAGCTAGCNNNNNNNNNNATGCTTCCAGAGCCACTTTGGCTTTAAAGGCAGGCGAGTGCTGCTTGCGTTTTGCTTTCATTTTGAACCACTATTTACAGCTTGTTTTTCAACTTAGCTAGTGGTCCTAATTTGGGGGAGTACTATATAACTACTTTCACCCCACCGCCCGGTTCAGGAACTGCACGAACGGCTGGAGACCTGCAAATACGTCGATCGTCCGTTTGGAAAGACTGGATTTAGTCAACGCATCATCGACCAGATTATGGCTCGATGTAAAGCTTTTTAACTTAAGGTATTCGATGGCTGGGTTATCGGCTGCGTAGCCTTTGGGTGGCCGTTGCAGGGCTTCTCCGCGATTCAAACCAGTGAAGTGTTTTGTAAAGGCTGGTTGCATAAGCAGGCTTTCAAATTCAGCCAGATTGTAGTCAATTTCCTGTCGGATCGTAGCCAGGATGGTTGCATCCGGCATATAAAGTCCACCTGCAATAAAACTTCTGCCCGGCTCCAGATTGAAGTAATAGCCTGCTGATTCCAGTTTCTTGCCGCCCTTGTTGAACCACGCGCCGAAGTTGGTTTTATAAGGCGATTTGTTGGCCGAAAAACGCACATCGCGGTTGATGCGGAAGATGCAGCTTTTAGCCTGAAGGGGTGTTTCAGAAATAGCCGGATCAATCGTGTTTAAGCCATCTATCAAGGTAGTGACAAATTGAATGAAGTCGCCTTTGGCTGCTTCGTAAGCAGGGCGATTGGCATCGAACCAGGGTTTGTTATTGTTCGCTTTCAGATCGGTCAGAAACGAAAGGGTAGTGGCTTTAAGCATGAGTTTGTCATTGAGTCAATCGGGCAAAACTACGTAATTTAGCCAGATACCAGGCGAAGATTTATGCAGAATCCATTCCTCGGCAAGAAGCTTGAAGAGGTTCCCTTTTCCCGCTAAAATTTCGTATCTTTGTCGTTCAATCTGAACAGAAATCAACGCATGGTATCGGTACAAAACGTCTCCCTACGCTATGGGAAGCGAGTGTTATTCGACGACGTCACTATAAAATTTACGTCCGGTAACTGTTATGGTGTAATCGGAGCAAATGGAGCCGGTAAATCAACCTTCCTGAAAATTCTGTCTGGCGAAATCGAACCTCAAACCGGAACCGTGACGATGACGCCCGGCGAACGGATGTCGGTGCTGAACCAGAATCAATCCGCTTACGACCAATTCCCGGTCCTGCAAACCGTTATCATGGGCAATAAGCGCCTGTATGACATTATGCAGGAGAAAGATATATTGTACGCCAAAGAGGATTTTACGGATGCCGATGGCGAAAGAGCCGCTGAACTCGAATCTGAATTTGCCGAAATGAATGGCTGGGATGCGGAGTCAGATGCGGCTAGTTTGCTGTCGGGTCTGGGTATAAAAGAAGACCTGCACTACGCCCTGATGTCGGATATTAATGGTTCCGAAAAAGTGCGCGTACTGCTGGCTCAGGCCTTATTTGGTAGCCCTGATGTGCTGCTGCTCGATGAGCCGACGAACAACCTCGATGTGGAATCGGTGAGCTGGCTCGAAAACTTCCTGGCTAACTTTAGCAATACCGTCATTGTTGTATCGCACGATCGCCACTTCCTGGATCAGGTCTGTACGCAGATCGTGGACGTGGATTTCAGCAAGGTTAAACTCTTTGCCGGAAACTACTCGTTCTGGTATGAATCGAGTCAACTGGCTCTGAAACAACGGCAGGATCAGAACAAAAAGACCGAAGATAAGCGGAAAGAACTCGAAGAGTTTATCCGTCGATTCTCCGCCAATGCATCGAAGTCGAAGCAGGCAACCAGCCGTGCCAAACTGCTCGAAAAATTGACGATTGAAGATATTCAGCCGTCGTCGCGGAAATATCCATACGTCAATTTCAAGCCTGAGCGCGAACCTGGCGACCAGATTCTAACGGTCGAAAACCTGACGTATACGGCCGAAGACGGTACGAAATTGTTCGAAAATCTGTCGTTTACGGTCAATAAACAGGATAAAATATTCCTGTATAGCCGCGACGGACTCGCCGTTTCGGCCCTGCTCGATATTCTGGCGGGCGAACGCAAAGCCGATTCGGGTACGTTCCGCTGGGGCATCACCATTACCATGTCGTATTTCCCGACGGATGCCGAAAAAGAGAAATTCTTCCAGACGGATCTGAACCTGGTCGACTGGCTGCGGCAATATTCAGTCGAAAAAGACGAAAGCTTTATTCGGGGTTTCTTAGGCCGGATGTTATTCTCGGGCGAAGAGTCGTTGAAAAAAGCGACGGTGTTGAGTGGAGGAGAGAAAGTGCGGTGTATGCTGTCGAAAATGATGCTGTCGGGTGCGAACGTTCTGATGCTCGATGAGCCAACCAACCACCTCGATCTCGAATCTATCGAATCGCTCAACAATGGGTTGATCGACTTCAAAGGTCCGATTTTATTTACCTCACATGACCACCAGTTTGTGCAGACGATTGCCAGCCGCATCATTGAGATTACGCCGGCGGGTATCCTCGACAAATTGATGACCTACGACGAATACCTCACCGATGATCGCGTGAAGGCTCAACGGGAGGAACTCTACGAAGCAGTAGCATAAGTACTTAATACAGGTAATTCTGAAAACGGGTAATTGGGGATAGAGCCCTGATTACCCGTTTTTGTTTTTGCACATCGTTCGTTAGAAACCGTGCTACGGCTATTGGCGAATGACTGATTTAGACAATTCGACCGGATTGCAGTTATACATTAGCAAACTATCATGCACCATTCCTATGCAGTCATTCGATCTTATTGTTATTGGCACTGGGTCTGCCGGAAAGACCGTCGCTGAAACGGTCCGTGAAGCCGGTAAATCTGTCGCTATTATTGATAAATTACCTTTTGGCGGTACCTGCTCACAGCGCGGATGTGATCCGAAGAAAGTACTGGTGGGTGCGGCCGAAATCGTGGCTCGATCTGCCCAGTTGACCGGAAGAGGAATCACAAATACGGCTACCATAAACTGGGCTGACCTGATTCAATTTAAAAAAACATTTACCGATTCGATCCCCGAAAAGACCGAGAAGAAATTTACAGACCAGGGCATTCAGCTTTTTCATGGTGCAGCTACATTCCTGTCGGCAACGACAATTCGGGTCGGTGATGAGGAGTTATCGGCTAACCATATTGTTATTGCTACCGGTCAACGACCGCAAACTCTGAACATTCCGGGCGAAGAGCTCCTCATTGACAGTACCAGGTTTATGGAACTCGCGGAGTTGCCTAACGAGATCGTGACGGTGGGCGGGGGGTACATTGCCTTCGAGTTTGCGCATATTGCCGCGCGTGCCGGGGCCAAGGTGACCATTCTTCATCAGGGCAAACAACCACTGGAAGGATTCGATGCTGATTTGGTTGACTTATTGGTCAAAGCCATGCGTGCTATCGGCATTTTTATCGTGCTGGAAGCAAAGGTAACCGAAGTAGAAAAAACGCCAGCTAGGTTAATGGTTCACTATGAGCACGGTGGTGAAAGCTACTCGGCAGAGGCTGATTTGGTCGTTCATGCTGCTGGCAGGGTAGCCGACGTGGCCGAAATGG
This window harbors:
- a CDS encoding alpha/beta hydrolase, yielding MTRAPLIYGQLALYLLIGLGPRLLQAQATPTEVPLWANGAPGFENRRNEPEKAKDYWVKNIHNPSITVYLPPKEKATGAAVVICPGGGHRELVFNAEGNQPALFLNSIGVAAFVLKYRLAREENSPYSLDKHPRKDAYRAMRLVRSKAKEYGIDPDRLGMLGFSAGGEVVGMVAYAPGKGQPDASDPIDRLDGKPNFQMLIYPGPLGVPETVPADAPPAFMLAANDDVCCSGPIVSLLQKYRAANVPVEVHIYTQGKHGFNMGDRSKLNSIKTWPQRMADWMADTNLLTPKIDQTNKASR
- a CDS encoding beta-propeller domain-containing protein; amino-acid sequence: MKTCFTCLVLCLMSLAVGAQVAQLPGKGLSQHPFLYAGEWDYRNPMQTLWVVRDGKVAWSYGIPIKAPNGELQELGDAHMLSNGNILFSRKVGASEITPDKKIVWNYEAPPKCEIHTTQPIGKDRVMLMQNGNPAKLLIINKVTGKTEKELIIPTSRPDSPHGQFRHVRMTRAGTFLVAHMEGKVVEYDSAGKVLWSVDVPSPWAAVRLKNGNTMISGDASRYAREVNPKGETVWEFTQKDLPGFSLFNVQEVNRLANGNTVICSWCANGIKDAKDWPGSVQVFEVTPDKKIVWALSSWQAPADLGPASAIQLLDEPGIVENGDLQR
- a CDS encoding 3-keto-disaccharide hydrolase; the protein is MQTGQSPENRNQIDACRKYLLPVTSNRFLTLLLISLFQVVNGLQASAQSLPKTESLFDGKTLAGWNTVDPAHSNLWFVKDSVIRSGDGVKKIPENTYLYTLKEYGDFEFRCLFRLSGNPSTGMINSGIQYRSVLEGSKIVGYQADIGNGYWGDIYDEHRRGKLVGGDLRTLRRVLKEDGWNSYIIRCKGNRHELYINGIKTCDYIELDSKIPSKGVIAVQIHSGGVAQVEFRDLTISEL
- a CDS encoding PVC-type heme-binding CxxCH protein → MNKFRLLIPFLISSLILPVMDSIAQSSQTKVVQDTAKVDRDYTLEATMLGFFAKDGSRNPTLKANKGDRVRITIINGELMTHDIALEKLGLKSKTLQEKGTRTSITFKADKSDTYYCTVPGHRAAGMVGNFEVVEGSITAATVAGQVPMKNGQPLNLNFETGTLKDWTATGDAFTSPLFAQDDPSPVHEKDMHIGFDGNYFLSSGGTTNYKQTGTLTSVPFTVTQPFAAFKVSGGALQDTRVELVLAGTDKVIFHSTGQGRATLQPVIADLQPYLNQDIFIRIVDNETGISQIPYIPNDKWAHINFDNFLFYATRPNFPNELKQKDIIILPPLDPVLNAGLSGIKAAQAMTPPKGFKITLAAAEPDIVKPICFTLDARGRLWVVESHTYPVPAPEGQGRDRILIFEDTNGDGTLDSRKVFAEGLNLVSGIEVGMGGVWLGAAPYLLFIPADFKNDRPAGPPQKLLDGWGTQDTHEVLNSLRWGPDGWLYGTHGVFTHSNVGKPGAPDSERLKLNAGVWRYHPTNQQFELFAEGTSNPWGLDFNDYGHAFVTACVIPHMYHMIQGGRYFRQAGKHFNPYTYDDIKTHADHVHWVGERGPHAGNFRSASAGGGHAHSGAMIYLGNSWPQEYRNDIFMNNINGSRFNQDHPTRSGSGYMVTHKSDFMAMNDSWSQWLNFKYDPSGSVYAIDWYDKNQCHSPNPDVHDKTMGRIFKITHENDKWVQVDLAKASDMELVNYQLNPNEWYVRQARTILQERGPNKKVQKALKEILAKNPDATRKLRALWALHVTKGLTDKELTDLLTNENEYVRSWAIQLLAEDKSVSPETLKQFVTMAQNDNSALVRLYLASAMLRLEPAQRWDVLDALVQKEEDKDDHNLPLMLWYAAEPLAAIDMKRALELAQKSKMPKHLPYTIQRVAAIGTEDSKKVLKELNNRVGKLDHSHESHEIQALIAKVLEE
- a CDS encoding FG-GAP repeat domain-containing protein; this translates as MTRIDLNSRHLLSGLLLFGCIINAYGQDKSLFKVRQQQAANTTANAPDSKSIVLSDDFKKTEITRDFISEGVAVADLNKDGLMDIVAGYYWFEAPSWKRHEMAPSRVYDPRKEYSDSFLNMGMDVNQDGWDDVVIVDFPGKPGFWFENPKNQPGQWKKHALDDSVGIANESPGFIDIDGDGRLDILCGDKAKKQIVWLKAPDKPGETAWKRFALSRENVPGTEIFSHGIGYGDVNKDGFNDVVVREGWFEGTADKKSGNWVFHPANLGEPCSHMQVLDVNGDGKNDVVSASAHALGVWWHEQVVDEQGKLTFKTHLMSNTTAQTHSSIMADLNGDGRKDYITGKRFLAHHGRDPGDSDPAILMWFEFTPGKEPYYKEHVIDNDSGAGLNIVAQDMNGDKKTDLVVANKNGVFLFENKMKK
- a CDS encoding IS3 family transposase → MNFGRAAGAVSDPTYIPVGVNYAYLYVIMDAFSRKIVGWSLQKTMHAQGALNALKIALSARKDISQPLIHHSDRGVQYCSWTYVQRLRQANATISMTESGDPNENAMAERVLRSLKDDCKLARGFSSFSTAEEGVSQAINAYNTVRPHASLNYLTPSQMHQRKRKPKLRRAPVRWYPYKKVRYGNVQYEAVFR
- a CDS encoding DUF2461 domain-containing protein, which translates into the protein MLKATTLSFLTDLKANNNKPWFDANRPAYEAAKGDFIQFVTTLIDGLNTIDPAISETPLQAKSCIFRINRDVRFSANKSPYKTNFGAWFNKGGKKLESAGYYFNLEPGRSFIAGGLYMPDATILATIRQEIDYNLAEFESLLMQPAFTKHFTGLNRGEALQRPPKGYAADNPAIEYLKLKSFTSSHNLVDDALTKSSLSKRTIDVFAGLQPFVQFLNRAVG